In a single window of the Etheostoma spectabile isolate EspeVRDwgs_2016 chromosome 3, UIUC_Espe_1.0, whole genome shotgun sequence genome:
- the kcnj1a.1 gene encoding ATP-sensitive inward rectifier potassium channel 1 produces MFGFLNKRIERWLAERKRRRNRLVTKDGHCNIEFGNIMYSTHLSFLADFWTTFVETRWRYVLLNFIASFTLSWLFFGLLWYWIARNNGDLTWQNPPSNHSPCIIGVAGLTTAFLYSLETQTTIGYGVRALTDLCPGAVTVVIIQAIFGAIINCFMCGVILSKISLPKKRAKTISFSDMAVISPKNGFLSLSIRVANLRKTLMIGSHIYGKLLRTTNRADGETIIMDQVNIEFMVDAGKDNLFFVCPLTLYHIIDKTSPFFEMAVDTLHNQDFELVVFLDCTAESTSSACQVRTSFIPHEIMWGYNFLPIISRSKEGKYRVDFSNFAKVEQVATAHCASCFHNIKGHHHYSRDGHDNPGFEVIEMNELPNVTKM; encoded by the coding sequence ATGTTTGGATTTCTGAACAAACGTATTGAGCGTTGGCTGGCAGAGCGAAAACGTCGCAGGAACAGACTGGTAACCAAAGATGGTCACTGCAACATAGAATTCGGAAATATTATGTACAGCACACACTTATCGTTCCTTGCTGACTTCTGGACCACGTTTGTGGAGACCCGGTGGCGTTATGTCCTCCTCAACTTCATCGCCTCCTTCACCCTCTCATGGTTGTTTTTTGGCCTGCTGTGGTACTGGATTGCCCGCAACAATGGAGACCTGACGTGGCAAAACCCCCCATCAAACCACAGCCCATGTATTATTGGTGTCGCAGGACTCACCACAGCATTCCTATACTCCCTTGAAACCCAGACAACCATTGGGTATGGTGTCCGAGCACTCACTGATCTTTGCCCAGGTGCTGTGACCGTTGTCATTATCCAGGCCATATTCGGAGCAATCATCAACTGCTTTATGTGTGGAGTCATCCTGTCCAAAATCTCTTTACCCAAAAAGAGGGCTAAGACCATCTCATTCAGTGACATGGCTGTCATCAGCCCCAAAAACGGTTTTCTTTCCCTGTCAATCAGAGTGGCCAACCTACgcaagacactgatgattggaAGCCATATCTATGGAAAGCTGCTGAGGACAACAAACAGAGCAGACGGGGAGACAATCATCATGGACCAGGTGAACATTGAATTCATGGTGGACGCTGGGAAGGACAATCTCTTCTTTGTGTGTCCTCTCACGCTTTATCACATCATCGACAAGACCAGCCCCTTCTTTGAGATGGCGGTAGATACGCTCCACAATCAAGATTTTGAGCTAGTCGTCTTCCTGGACTGCACCGCAGAAAGCACTAGCTCTGCCTGCCAGGTCCGGACCTCCTTTATTCCTCATGAGATCATGTGGGGCTACAACTTCTTGCCCATTATCTCCAGAAGCAAGGAGGGCAAGTACAGAGTAGATTTCTCCAACTTCGCCAAGGTGGAGCAAGTGGCCACTGCACACTGTGCCTCCTGCTTCCACAACATCAAGGGTCACCATCACTACTCCAGAGATGGACATGACAACCCGGGCTTTGAGGTGATTGAAATGAATGAGCTTCCAAATGTAACCAAGATGTGA